Proteins encoded within one genomic window of Prochlorococcus marinus str. MIT 9515:
- a CDS encoding M15 family metallopeptidase, giving the protein MDRKEELKESFDIPVAERKYTNEVNPKYKIYIFLVIPVLLLLFSIAGLRLNKNLNQSRLININTKNTNNFDDSILGHLPYKEISKEKLVVIEPNIEVHIDMSESLLKMKNDAMKDGIYLVFLSGYRSINLQKDIFYSLKSMRNQIAAERARVSAPPGYSEHSTGFAIDIGDADKRETDFEVEFENTNAFRWLKNNAAKYHFKLSFNKNNKNVDYEPWHWRYEGSIEALKVFEASNRNLKKQLN; this is encoded by the coding sequence TTGGACCGTAAAGAAGAATTAAAAGAGTCATTTGATATCCCAGTCGCTGAGAGAAAATATACAAATGAAGTAAATCCAAAATATAAAATATATATATTTTTAGTAATTCCAGTCTTATTATTACTTTTTTCTATCGCTGGGTTGAGATTGAACAAAAATTTAAATCAAAGTCGATTAATAAATATCAATACTAAAAATACTAATAATTTTGATGATAGTATCTTAGGCCATCTCCCATATAAGGAAATTTCGAAAGAAAAATTGGTTGTCATTGAACCAAATATTGAAGTTCATATCGACATGAGTGAATCACTTCTTAAAATGAAAAATGATGCTATGAAAGATGGTATATATTTGGTCTTTCTTAGTGGATATAGATCAATAAATCTACAGAAAGATATTTTTTATTCTTTAAAATCCATGAGAAATCAGATTGCTGCAGAAAGGGCTAGGGTTTCAGCACCACCAGGATATTCTGAGCATAGTACAGGATTCGCTATTGATATTGGAGATGCCGATAAAAGAGAAACAGACTTTGAAGTTGAATTTGAAAATACGAATGCTTTCAGATGGCTTAAAAACAACGCAGCTAAGTATCACTTCAAATTATCATTCAATAAAAATAATAAAAATGTTGATTATGAGCCTTGGCACTGGCGATATGAAGGGTCGATCGAAGCACTTAAAGTTTTTGAAGCATCAAATAGGAATTTAAAAAAACAACTTAATTAA
- the chlP gene encoding geranylgeranyl reductase, whose protein sequence is MLRVAVIGGGPSGSCAAEILAKSGIKTWIFERKLDNAKPCGGAIPLCMVEEFDLPESIIDRKVRNMKMISPSNREVDIILDDIYPGSKKEYIGMLRREVMDSFMRNRAADLGATLVNGLVSKIETGTNKQGPYTLHYNEILNDQSEVKGKQLEVDLIVGADGATSRVAKAMDAGDYNYAVAIQERIKLPKEEMKYYEDRAEMYVGTDVSPDFYGWVFPKYDHVAAGTGTMKQNGGLIKSLQIGVRERAKKRLVNGEVIKVEAHPIPEHPRPRRVVGRMALVGDAAGYVTKSSGEGIYFAAKSGRMCAEQIVESSQNGKIIPTEKDLKIYLKKWDKKYGTTYTVLDILQRIFYTSDGAREAFVEMCGDMDVQRLTFDSYLYKTVVAMKPLQQLKLTLLTLGSVLRGKALAPSTYKPVPSAVRDDKEVDKMLAVSSIKGGIKKNKSQ, encoded by the coding sequence ATGTTGAGAGTTGCTGTTATCGGTGGAGGTCCAAGTGGTTCATGTGCTGCTGAAATACTTGCAAAATCTGGGATAAAAACATGGATTTTTGAGAGGAAGTTAGATAATGCCAAACCTTGTGGAGGCGCTATTCCTCTTTGTATGGTAGAAGAATTTGATTTGCCAGAATCAATTATTGATAGAAAAGTTAGAAATATGAAAATGATCTCCCCATCCAATAGAGAAGTAGATATTATTTTGGATGATATTTACCCAGGAAGTAAAAAAGAGTATATAGGGATGTTAAGGCGCGAAGTTATGGATTCATTCATGAGAAATCGCGCTGCAGATCTGGGAGCAACCTTAGTCAATGGCCTGGTATCCAAAATAGAAACCGGTACGAACAAGCAAGGGCCATACACACTTCATTACAATGAAATTCTTAATGATCAATCCGAAGTAAAAGGAAAACAGCTAGAGGTTGATTTAATTGTTGGTGCCGATGGTGCAACGAGTAGAGTTGCAAAGGCTATGGATGCTGGCGATTATAACTATGCGGTAGCAATCCAAGAAAGGATAAAACTTCCCAAGGAAGAGATGAAATATTACGAAGATAGAGCAGAAATGTATGTAGGAACTGATGTATCACCAGATTTTTATGGTTGGGTATTTCCAAAATACGACCACGTTGCAGCTGGAACCGGAACAATGAAACAGAATGGAGGTTTAATAAAAAGCCTTCAAATTGGTGTAAGAGAAAGAGCAAAGAAAAGACTAGTTAATGGTGAAGTCATAAAAGTTGAAGCTCATCCTATTCCCGAACATCCAAGACCAAGAAGAGTTGTAGGAAGAATGGCTTTAGTTGGAGATGCTGCTGGTTACGTAACCAAAAGTTCAGGAGAAGGGATATATTTTGCGGCAAAAAGTGGAAGGATGTGTGCTGAGCAAATTGTCGAATCAAGTCAAAATGGAAAAATCATCCCTACTGAAAAAGATTTAAAAATATACTTAAAAAAGTGGGATAAGAAATATGGAACAACTTATACAGTTTTAGATATCCTCCAACGAATTTTTTACACAAGTGATGGAGCTAGGGAAGCATTTGTAGAGATGTGTGGTGACATGGATGTACAGAGACTTACATTTGATAGTTACCTCTACAAGACGGTAGTAGCAATGAAACCACTTCAACAATTAAAACTTACTCTTTTAACTCTAGGATCTGTTTTAAGAGGTAAGGCATTAGCGCCAAGCACATACAAGCCAGTCCCAAGTGCTGTAAGAGATGACAAGGAAGTTGATAAGATGTTGGCGGTTAGCTCAATTAAAGGTGGGATTAAAAAAAATAAAAGTCAATAA
- the glyS gene encoding glycine--tRNA ligase subunit beta, giving the protein MSKYLLEIGTEELPANFSHSVINQIYSNIKFEFDKKLIKYKNIICTSTPRRIVLFLEGLVDYADDKRVTRKGPKASAAFLNGVPTQAALGFANSLGINIEDLQIRKTEKGEFVFGTKIEKGESTKSALSLIIPKLIKNLQGPRFMKWGYGSFKFSRPIRWIVSLYDDEILDFAFDECDPRIKIGNKSNGHRLINKVIEIQSSYNYFGLMAESGVFVNREERKEKIDNLINQESQLLKLDPSLSESLLNELTDLVESPNLITCNFDKQFLNLPVEVLSTVMKNHQRYIPLLKKNKKFSKLGLSSEEIISTKFFVLSNGLKESNNTIAKGNEKVLRARFSDARFFVESDKKVASNVRNEKLKSVSYLKGMGNVFQRVKRIQATSEKILNYLNDQSLDSNKIIEAAKYCKNDLCSEIVYEFPELQGIMGGKYLRNEGFSKEICIAVAEHYLPRFYKDDLPSTKYGAIVSISDKIETLISIFISGKRPSGSSDPYALRRNLNGVILIIWQFELDIAIENIFRELIEYWEISLPNLKFEKEKVLTDLIEFSNQRIASHLDELSISKDVIKATCFTDSSVETRIVNILDLKKRINTIKQLKEKANFSEIQKVISRVCKLAESGNLKRSIFASKDYVNPNLFEKECETKVFQFIKEIEVFISSTNWDYFELFNLFENNTNNLNELFDNDKGVLIMSEDPEIKNNRLNLLGLIRNYSLKIADFTKLN; this is encoded by the coding sequence TTGTCTAAATATTTACTTGAGATAGGAACAGAAGAGTTACCGGCCAATTTTTCTCATTCTGTAATAAACCAAATTTACTCTAATATCAAATTTGAATTTGATAAGAAACTTATCAAATACAAGAATATTATTTGCACCTCCACACCAAGAAGAATAGTTCTATTTTTAGAAGGTTTAGTTGATTATGCCGATGATAAGAGAGTTACAAGAAAAGGGCCTAAAGCTTCTGCTGCATTTTTAAATGGAGTTCCAACCCAAGCTGCTCTTGGTTTTGCAAATAGTTTAGGGATTAATATAGAAGATCTCCAAATAAGAAAAACAGAAAAGGGTGAGTTTGTATTTGGAACGAAAATTGAAAAAGGAGAATCTACAAAGTCTGCTTTATCTTTAATAATTCCAAAATTAATAAAAAATTTGCAAGGTCCTCGATTTATGAAATGGGGGTACGGTAGCTTTAAATTTTCAAGACCTATCCGCTGGATTGTCTCACTTTATGATGATGAAATTCTTGATTTTGCTTTCGATGAATGTGATCCTAGGATCAAAATAGGTAACAAATCAAACGGTCACAGGTTAATAAATAAAGTTATTGAAATCCAATCTTCATATAATTATTTTGGATTAATGGCTGAAAGTGGAGTTTTTGTTAACAGAGAAGAAAGAAAAGAAAAAATTGATAATCTAATAAACCAGGAATCTCAATTGTTAAAATTAGACCCTAGTCTCTCTGAGAGTTTGCTCAACGAACTAACTGATTTAGTTGAATCACCTAATTTAATAACTTGTAATTTTGATAAGCAATTTCTTAATTTGCCTGTTGAAGTTCTTTCAACAGTAATGAAAAATCATCAAAGATACATTCCTCTTCTAAAAAAGAATAAAAAATTTTCCAAATTAGGTTTGAGTTCTGAAGAAATTATAAGTACAAAATTCTTTGTCCTATCTAATGGTCTTAAAGAATCTAACAATACTATTGCAAAGGGGAATGAAAAAGTACTTAGGGCAAGATTCTCTGATGCAAGGTTTTTTGTAGAAAGTGACAAAAAAGTTGCTTCTAATGTCCGTAATGAAAAACTAAAATCTGTTTCTTATTTGAAAGGTATGGGTAATGTTTTTCAGAGAGTAAAAAGAATTCAGGCCACCTCAGAGAAGATTTTAAATTATTTAAATGATCAATCTTTAGATAGTAATAAAATTATAGAAGCTGCAAAGTACTGTAAAAACGATTTGTGTAGTGAAATTGTTTATGAATTTCCCGAATTGCAAGGGATAATGGGAGGTAAATACTTACGAAATGAAGGTTTTAGCAAAGAAATTTGTATTGCTGTAGCTGAACATTATTTGCCACGTTTTTATAAAGATGATTTACCTTCTACAAAATACGGAGCTATTGTTTCTATCTCTGACAAAATAGAAACTTTAATAAGTATATTTATTTCGGGAAAAAGACCAAGTGGTTCCTCTGACCCTTATGCACTTAGAAGAAATTTAAATGGGGTTATTTTAATTATTTGGCAATTTGAACTTGATATAGCTATTGAAAATATATTTAGGGAACTTATTGAATATTGGGAAATTTCATTACCTAATTTAAAATTTGAGAAAGAAAAAGTTTTAACTGACTTAATTGAATTTTCTAATCAAAGAATTGCTAGCCATCTTGATGAACTATCAATCAGTAAAGATGTAATTAAAGCTACTTGTTTTACTGATTCATCAGTTGAAACAAGAATAGTGAATATTTTGGATTTAAAAAAAAGGATTAATACTATTAAACAGCTTAAAGAGAAAGCAAATTTTTCTGAGATTCAAAAAGTCATCTCTAGAGTTTGTAAATTAGCTGAAAGTGGTAATTTAAAAAGATCAATTTTTGCAAGCAAGGATTATGTTAATCCAAATTTATTTGAAAAAGAATGTGAAACCAAAGTATTTCAATTCATCAAAGAAATAGAAGTATTTATTTCATCAACTAATTGGGATTATTTTGAGCTTTTTAATTTATTTGAAAATAATACCAATAACCTTAATGAACTGTTTGATAATGATAAGGGGGTTTTGATTATGTCAGAAGATCCAGAAATCAAAAATAATCGATTAAATTTACTAGGTTTGATCAGAAATTACTCTTTAAAAATTGCTGATTTTACTAAACTAAATTAA
- the recG gene encoding ATP-dependent DNA helicase RecG: MTNNKQYINLIKNWIRPLQKSLTLESENKFTNLHGRKQFFNDYLYESLSNLENLKLTDEYIKLFSEFSIKYSQYNNLDSNQRKRLVIDTRKCLLKLSTSIDLIYSSKNTTSNYSRFADSNLSLYSDISLIKSIGKVTKKKLNELGIFNIKDLINYFPRTYLDYTNRVKIVNLKPDNLYTCIATIKKFSIYKSQNNSNLSIMNIVIFDETSSIKVTKFFLGKRYRSYSFYTSQKSLYIPGTKIAISGKVKLSEYGKNFIDPQIEILNNNDESFNFSGKIMPLYSLSESFSNISFIKLIKKVIIYSKDYPDLLTQKQISSLSLLPKSDSLINIHLPPNQDALIESKKRLVFDELFLLQMKFLLRKRKNNKKSTNRTFAQKRFLLQDFLNKIPFQLTKSQEKVLDEIKLDISDLTPMSRLLQGDVGSGKTIIAIVSLLIILEKDQQGALMVPTEVLANQHYKNLLKYLNPLSVSVELLTGNTPQKKRKEILINLKNGMVDILVGTHALFEDKVIFNSLGMVVIDEQHRFGVTQRNRLLNKGDNTNLLSMTATPIPRTLALSLYGDLDISQITELPPGRVPIITKIITEDDLDKLFSLVENEIDNGKQAYVILPLIEDSEKMNLSSAKNIFQYLSEEIFLKNKVGLLHGKLNSDEKNIVINSFLKNEISILVSTTVIEVGIDVPNASIMIIYNSERFGLSQLHQLRGRVGRGTHKSFCYLITSDKNGLENKRLKVLEKSNDGFYIAEKDLEIRGPGQLLGYKQSGLPDFVLDNLPNNKVLIEKAREEAQNVIKDDPDLRKNFMLKDLLIDNSDNKFVHDFLN; the protein is encoded by the coding sequence GTGACGAATAATAAACAATATATAAATTTAATTAAGAATTGGATTAGACCCCTTCAAAAATCACTCACACTAGAGTCAGAAAATAAATTTACTAATTTACATGGTAGAAAACAATTTTTTAATGATTATCTTTATGAATCATTAAGCAATTTAGAAAATCTTAAATTAACTGATGAATATATCAAATTATTTAGTGAATTTTCAATTAAATATTCTCAATATAATAATTTAGATAGTAATCAGAGAAAAAGACTTGTAATTGATACTAGAAAATGTCTATTAAAATTAAGTACATCTATTGATTTAATTTACTCTAGTAAAAATACTACTAGTAATTATTCAAGATTTGCAGATTCAAATCTATCTTTATACTCAGATATTTCCTTGATAAAAAGTATAGGTAAAGTAACTAAAAAGAAACTAAACGAATTAGGTATATTTAACATAAAAGACTTAATCAATTATTTTCCACGTACTTATTTAGATTATACAAATAGAGTAAAAATAGTTAATCTAAAACCAGATAATTTATACACTTGTATTGCAACTATTAAAAAGTTTTCTATTTATAAGAGTCAAAATAATAGTAATTTATCCATAATGAATATAGTAATTTTTGATGAGACATCATCTATTAAAGTTACAAAATTTTTTTTAGGAAAAAGATATAGATCTTATTCCTTTTATACTTCTCAGAAATCTTTATATATTCCTGGTACTAAAATAGCTATTTCTGGTAAGGTCAAACTATCTGAATATGGAAAAAATTTTATTGATCCGCAGATAGAGATTTTAAATAATAATGATGAATCTTTTAATTTCTCTGGTAAGATTATGCCTTTATACTCCTTATCAGAATCATTTTCAAATATAAGTTTTATCAAATTAATTAAAAAAGTAATTATTTATTCAAAAGATTATCCAGACTTACTTACTCAAAAACAAATTAGTTCATTATCTTTATTACCAAAAAGTGATTCTTTAATAAACATTCATTTACCTCCAAATCAGGATGCTTTGATTGAATCAAAAAAAAGATTGGTATTTGATGAACTATTTCTATTACAAATGAAGTTTTTATTGAGAAAGCGTAAGAATAATAAAAAATCAACTAATCGAACATTTGCTCAAAAAAGATTTTTACTCCAAGATTTTTTAAATAAAATTCCTTTTCAATTAACAAAATCTCAGGAAAAAGTCCTTGATGAAATTAAATTAGACATATCAGATTTAACCCCTATGTCCAGACTACTTCAGGGAGATGTTGGTAGTGGTAAAACTATTATTGCAATTGTTTCCCTTTTAATTATTCTTGAAAAAGATCAGCAAGGTGCATTAATGGTTCCTACAGAAGTACTTGCTAATCAGCACTATAAAAATTTATTAAAATATCTAAATCCACTTTCTGTTTCGGTCGAACTACTTACAGGTAACACCCCACAAAAAAAGAGAAAAGAAATACTAATAAATTTAAAAAATGGAATGGTAGATATTCTTGTAGGTACTCATGCATTATTTGAAGATAAAGTTATTTTTAATTCATTAGGTATGGTGGTCATTGATGAACAACATAGGTTTGGGGTGACTCAAAGAAATAGATTACTGAATAAAGGCGATAATACGAATTTGTTATCAATGACAGCCACACCAATACCAAGGACACTTGCCTTGTCACTATATGGAGATCTAGATATTAGTCAGATTACAGAACTGCCACCAGGAAGAGTTCCAATAATTACAAAAATAATTACAGAGGATGATTTAGATAAACTATTTTCACTTGTAGAGAATGAAATAGATAATGGAAAACAAGCTTATGTAATTTTGCCATTAATCGAAGATTCTGAAAAAATGAATTTAAGCTCTGCAAAAAACATTTTTCAGTATTTATCAGAGGAGATCTTTTTAAAAAATAAAGTTGGACTATTACACGGGAAATTAAATTCTGATGAGAAGAATATCGTAATTAATTCATTTTTAAAAAATGAAATTAGTATTTTGGTATCCACTACAGTTATTGAAGTCGGTATTGATGTACCTAATGCTTCAATCATGATAATTTATAACTCAGAGAGATTTGGATTATCTCAGTTGCATCAGTTAAGAGGAAGAGTTGGGAGAGGCACCCATAAATCATTTTGTTACTTAATAACCTCTGATAAAAATGGATTAGAAAACAAAAGACTAAAAGTTTTAGAAAAATCTAATGATGGTTTTTATATCGCGGAAAAAGATTTAGAGATAAGAGGTCCAGGGCAACTCTTGGGGTATAAGCAATCAGGATTACCAGATTTTGTATTGGATAACTTACCAAATAATAAGGTGTTAATTGAAAAAGCTCGAGAAGAGGCGCAGAACGTAATAAAGGATGATCCTGACTTAAGAAAAAATTTTATGTTGAAAGATTTGTTAATTGACAATTCTGATAATAAATTTGTACATGATTTCTTAAATTAA
- the typA gene encoding translational GTPase TypA, with protein sequence MSTSIKDIRNVAIIAHVDHGKTTLVDALLSQSGIFRDNEVVPTCVMDSNDLERERGITILSKNTAVNYKNTRINIIDTPGHADFGGEVERVLGMVDGCLLIVDANEGPMPQTRFVLKKALEKGLRPIVFVNKIDRPRVVPEIAVDKVLDLFLELGADDDQCDFPYLFGSGLSGFAKEEMESNNDNMMPLFEAILRHVPPPVGDLNKPLQLQITTLDYSDFLGRIVIGKIHNGTIKNGQQASLIKESGKTIKGKVSKLLGFEGLQRIDINEAFAGDIVAVSGFDDVNIGETIACPDSPHPLPLIKVDEPTLNMTFVVNDSPFAGKEGKFVTSRQLKNRLERELLTNVALRVEETDSPDRFSVSGRGELHLGILIETMRREGFEFQISQPQVIFREIDNVQCEPIETLVLDVPEAAVGSCIEKLGSRKAEMKNMQTSSDGRTQLEFLVPSRGLIGFRGEFVRITRGEGIMSHSFYEYKPKAGDFETRRNGVLISFEEGVATFYALKNAEDRGVYFIKPGAKVYKGMIIGENNRSQDLELNICKTKQLTNMRSAGAEELDTLQSPVDITLERALEYIGPDEMLEVTPDSIRMRKLNKKKALKK encoded by the coding sequence ATGTCAACTTCAATTAAAGATATAAGAAATGTCGCAATTATAGCTCATGTAGATCATGGGAAAACAACCCTTGTCGATGCATTATTATCTCAATCAGGAATTTTTAGAGATAACGAAGTAGTTCCTACTTGCGTAATGGACTCGAATGATTTGGAGAGAGAAAGAGGTATTACAATCCTTTCAAAAAATACAGCTGTTAATTATAAAAACACCCGAATTAATATTATTGACACCCCGGGACATGCTGACTTTGGAGGTGAAGTTGAAAGGGTTTTGGGAATGGTTGATGGTTGTTTATTAATCGTTGATGCTAATGAAGGGCCTATGCCCCAAACAAGGTTTGTATTAAAAAAAGCTTTAGAAAAAGGTCTAAGACCTATAGTCTTCGTAAATAAAATTGATAGACCTAGAGTAGTTCCAGAAATAGCAGTTGATAAAGTTCTTGATTTATTCCTTGAATTAGGTGCAGATGATGATCAATGCGATTTTCCTTATTTATTCGGTAGTGGATTATCAGGTTTTGCAAAAGAAGAAATGGAGTCAAATAATGATAATATGATGCCCCTTTTTGAAGCTATTCTTAGGCATGTTCCTCCACCTGTAGGTGATTTAAATAAGCCATTGCAGCTTCAAATTACAACTTTGGATTACTCTGATTTCTTAGGAAGAATTGTAATTGGAAAGATTCATAATGGAACTATAAAAAATGGTCAACAAGCAAGCCTTATAAAAGAAAGTGGAAAAACTATCAAAGGAAAAGTAAGCAAACTTTTAGGATTTGAGGGATTGCAAAGAATTGATATTAATGAAGCTTTTGCCGGAGATATTGTTGCAGTTTCTGGTTTCGATGATGTAAATATTGGAGAGACCATAGCTTGTCCTGATTCTCCTCATCCACTTCCTTTGATTAAAGTTGATGAGCCTACACTAAATATGACATTTGTCGTAAATGATTCTCCATTTGCTGGCAAAGAAGGGAAATTTGTTACAAGCAGACAATTAAAAAATAGATTAGAAAGAGAATTATTAACTAATGTAGCCCTAAGAGTTGAAGAAACAGATTCACCAGATAGATTTTCTGTCTCTGGGAGAGGCGAACTGCATTTAGGGATTTTGATAGAAACAATGAGAAGAGAGGGCTTTGAATTCCAAATATCGCAACCGCAAGTTATTTTTAGAGAGATTGATAATGTTCAATGCGAACCTATAGAAACATTAGTTTTAGATGTTCCAGAAGCCGCAGTTGGTTCTTGCATTGAAAAACTTGGTTCAAGAAAGGCTGAGATGAAAAACATGCAGACAAGTTCAGATGGAAGAACACAACTAGAATTTCTTGTGCCATCAAGAGGTCTTATAGGCTTTCGTGGGGAATTTGTGAGAATAACTAGAGGGGAAGGAATTATGAGCCACTCATTCTATGAATATAAACCTAAAGCTGGAGATTTTGAGACAAGAAGAAATGGTGTACTTATTTCCTTTGAAGAGGGTGTTGCTACATTCTATGCTTTAAAAAATGCAGAAGATAGAGGTGTTTATTTTATTAAACCGGGAGCAAAGGTTTATAAAGGTATGATTATTGGCGAGAATAATAGATCACAAGATTTAGAGTTAAATATTTGCAAAACAAAGCAACTGACAAACATGAGATCTGCAGGAGCAGAAGAATTGGATACTTTACAATCTCCTGTAGATATTACACTTGAGAGAGCGCTTGAATATATAGGTCCCGATGAAATGTTAGAAGTAACGCCTGATTCAATAAGAATGAGAAAATTAAATAAGAAAAAGGCCTTAAAAAAATAG
- a CDS encoding NADPH-dependent assimilatory sulfite reductase hemoprotein subunit, protein MIKVEKVKKKKKIEKQETVCLANGLEVSKFENFKKGSEFLKEPLASELKNESDHFTNDAVQLLKFHGSYQQDNRENRKPGKGKDWQMMLRLRSPGGEIPGKLFLSLDELSDKLGNGTLRITTRQAFQMHGIRKDNLKKVIKSIVNSMGSTLAACGDINRNVMAPAAPFETSEYITARTLAVKVADLLTPVAGQGTFLELWADGDLEYTIKPDKEIEENRKLQFKENVFSGSKKEPLYGSTYLPRKFKCAVTVPGDNSVDLLTNDIGIVAFTSKEGEFEGCNFYIGGGMGRTHNNEETFARIADPLGYVDKKDIYELIQSIVAIQRDYGDRKSRKNSRMKYLLHRKGIKWFKKILLDKYFRKEIKPLRKEPENKLIDYLGWHKQNEDYYFVGLPLLSGRLYGKKKSLIRNIVKENNLDLRLTPNQDILLCNIPKKNKREIQKALKSIGYDNLHDINEIQRHALACPALPLCGLAMTEAERILPEVLSRIENLLNDMNIEKTILFRMTGCPNGCTRPYMAELALVGSGQNKYQLWLGGSKNLQRLARPYLQRMDLDDLEKTIKPLLEFWKKSNPEKDFGDFINNETDSSINNLLIEFD, encoded by the coding sequence TTGATCAAGGTCGAAAAAGTAAAAAAGAAAAAAAAGATTGAAAAACAAGAGACGGTTTGCTTAGCAAATGGTCTAGAGGTATCTAAGTTTGAAAATTTCAAGAAGGGCAGTGAATTTCTCAAGGAACCACTTGCAAGCGAACTAAAGAATGAAAGTGATCATTTTACAAATGATGCTGTTCAACTATTGAAATTTCATGGAAGTTATCAACAAGATAATAGAGAAAACAGAAAGCCTGGCAAAGGGAAAGATTGGCAGATGATGCTTAGGCTAAGAAGTCCTGGGGGAGAAATCCCAGGAAAACTATTTCTATCTTTAGATGAATTATCAGACAAACTCGGGAACGGCACACTGAGAATAACAACTAGACAAGCCTTTCAAATGCATGGAATCAGGAAAGATAATTTGAAGAAAGTTATTAAATCTATTGTAAATTCAATGGGCTCAACTTTAGCTGCGTGTGGGGACATAAATAGAAATGTCATGGCTCCTGCCGCACCTTTTGAAACATCAGAATACATAACTGCAAGAACTTTAGCCGTAAAAGTTGCCGATCTCTTAACACCTGTAGCAGGACAAGGAACTTTTTTAGAGCTTTGGGCTGACGGAGATTTGGAATACACTATAAAACCAGATAAAGAGATTGAAGAGAATAGAAAATTACAGTTTAAAGAGAATGTTTTTAGCGGGTCCAAAAAGGAACCTTTATATGGATCTACCTACCTCCCAAGGAAGTTTAAATGTGCTGTCACCGTTCCTGGCGATAATTCTGTTGATCTTCTTACTAATGATATTGGAATAGTTGCATTCACTTCTAAAGAAGGGGAATTCGAAGGATGTAATTTTTATATAGGTGGAGGTATGGGTCGAACTCATAATAATGAAGAGACCTTTGCAAGAATTGCAGATCCACTTGGTTATGTTGATAAGAAAGATATATATGAACTAATTCAAAGTATCGTTGCCATTCAAAGAGATTATGGAGATAGAAAATCAAGGAAAAATTCTAGAATGAAATACCTTTTGCATAGAAAAGGTATTAAATGGTTTAAAAAAATTCTTTTAGATAAATATTTTAGAAAAGAAATTAAGCCTTTAAGAAAAGAACCAGAGAATAAATTAATTGATTATCTAGGTTGGCATAAACAAAATGAAGATTATTATTTTGTTGGTTTACCTTTATTATCGGGAAGGCTTTATGGAAAGAAGAAATCACTAATAAGAAATATTGTTAAAGAAAATAATCTTGATTTAAGACTTACACCTAATCAAGATATTTTACTTTGTAATATTCCCAAAAAAAACAAAAGAGAAATTCAAAAAGCCTTAAAAAGTATTGGATATGACAATCTTCATGATATCAATGAAATTCAAAGACACGCTTTAGCATGTCCAGCCCTCCCTCTTTGTGGTCTGGCCATGACCGAAGCCGAAAGAATTTTGCCTGAAGTTCTCAGTAGAATTGAAAATTTATTAAATGATATGAATATAGAAAAGACGATATTGTTCCGCATGACAGGATGCCCAAACGGATGTACAAGACCTTATATGGCAGAACTGGCTCTTGTAGGGAGTGGGCAAAATAAATATCAACTATGGTTAGGCGGCAGTAAAAACCTTCAAAGGTTAGCGAGACCGTACTTGCAAAGAATGGATCTCGATGATTTAGAAAAAACTATTAAACCATTACTTGAATTTTGGAAGAAAAGCAATCCAGAAAAAGATTTTGGTGATTTTATAAATAATGAAACTGATTCTTCTATTAATAATTTATTAATAGAATTTGATTAA